The proteins below come from a single Chitinophaga pinensis DSM 2588 genomic window:
- a CDS encoding DUF4270 family protein, giving the protein MNKSIRAKVACKYLVCALLITGAAACEKEGFLYDGITDQSGTEYLVTDTITMTMSTAYLDSVPTSNLGTALVGTNNDPVFGKISSTSFWQVNAYSGTAIPDRAIYDSMVLMIHPTLEHYGDTTLPQHIEVYRVTETIKRQGNSAFLYSYSNFATEPTPIGSRQVMIRPHRDTTLRIRISDVLGKEFFDLADKNSTTITNQQQFLQYFKGLALKPGANSQMITALRADDSLNLRLFFHTTPGEIKQEYRDFAVYNSSLQFNHVDVERPAGSPLTVLGPGKKLLPSADADRRIFVQPLTNIVGRIDFPYLKTFNQLNKFSKIMRATLTVRPEKATYKYPYFLPANLPLGVINSGNVIEDTLRSPLTGAIQYGSLVTDVIYNTGTAYTYDITNYCIAQLNTTDNSYRGLALLPPRNTGLSNFDRAILGDNRNSTNRITIQIYYLRYK; this is encoded by the coding sequence ATGAATAAAAGTATCCGCGCCAAAGTGGCCTGTAAATACCTGGTTTGTGCATTATTGATCACTGGCGCCGCTGCCTGTGAAAAAGAAGGCTTTTTGTATGATGGTATCACAGATCAGAGTGGTACAGAGTATCTGGTAACAGATACCATCACTATGACAATGAGCACGGCATACCTTGATTCTGTTCCTACTTCCAACCTGGGTACAGCCCTTGTTGGTACCAATAATGATCCTGTATTTGGTAAAATATCTTCTACCTCTTTCTGGCAGGTAAATGCTTATAGTGGTACCGCCATCCCTGACAGGGCTATCTATGACTCCATGGTACTGATGATCCATCCGACACTGGAGCATTATGGCGATACTACCCTTCCTCAGCACATTGAAGTATACCGCGTTACCGAGACCATCAAACGTCAGGGTAACAGCGCTTTCTTATATAGTTACAGCAACTTTGCCACTGAACCTACTCCAATTGGATCAAGACAGGTAATGATCCGTCCTCACCGCGATACGACACTCCGTATCAGAATCAGTGACGTACTGGGTAAAGAGTTCTTTGACCTCGCGGACAAGAACAGCACGACTATCACCAATCAGCAGCAGTTCCTCCAGTACTTTAAAGGTCTGGCACTGAAACCAGGCGCTAACAGCCAGATGATCACCGCCCTCAGAGCGGATGACTCCCTGAACCTGCGCCTCTTCTTCCATACCACTCCCGGTGAGATCAAACAGGAATACAGAGACTTCGCGGTATACAATTCATCCCTGCAGTTCAACCACGTAGATGTGGAACGCCCTGCCGGTTCTCCGCTGACGGTATTAGGTCCTGGTAAAAAATTACTCCCTTCTGCCGACGCAGACCGCAGAATATTCGTACAGCCACTGACCAACATCGTAGGCCGTATCGACTTCCCTTATCTCAAAACGTTCAACCAGCTGAACAAGTTCTCCAAGATCATGAGGGCTACCCTCACTGTCAGACCGGAAAAGGCAACTTACAAGTACCCTTACTTCCTGCCTGCCAACCTGCCACTTGGTGTTATTAACAGCGGTAACGTGATCGAGGATACACTCCGCTCTCCGCTTACCGGTGCTATCCAGTACGGAAGCCTGGTGACAGACGTTATCTACAACACAGGTACTGCGTATACCTACGATATTACCAATTATTGCATTGCACAATTAAATACGACTGACAATTCTTACCGCGGACTGGCCTTATTGCCTCCAAGAAACACAGGTCTTAGTAACTTTGACCGTGCGATCCTGGGAGACAACCGGAACTCCACCAACAGAATTACCATACAGATTTATTACCTGCGGTATAAATAA
- a CDS encoding DUF4907 domain-containing protein, with translation MTNKRSFLIASLVAGLAFTACQQKQTERTEHTQDTATTAVHDSIAVVTFQLDKGGWGYKINKGTHTYIEQPFIPVIVGNKPFQNEEDARKVGENIAAKLRKNPGGLPDLTRQELLDMKIAGVE, from the coding sequence ATGACTAATAAGAGGTCTTTTCTGATCGCTTCACTGGTTGCCGGACTGGCTTTTACAGCCTGCCAGCAAAAACAGACAGAACGAACTGAACATACTCAAGATACAGCTACTACCGCAGTGCATGACAGCATTGCGGTAGTAACGTTTCAGCTGGACAAAGGGGGATGGGGCTATAAGATCAACAAAGGCACTCATACCTACATTGAACAGCCATTCATCCCCGTAATAGTTGGCAATAAGCCCTTCCAAAATGAAGAGGACGCCAGGAAAGTGGGAGAAAATATTGCCGCCAAGCTCAGGAAAAACCCTGGCGGACTGCCAGATTTAACCCGGCAGGAGCTGCTTGATATGAAAATAGCCGGTGTAGAGTAG
- a CDS encoding GH1 family beta-glucosidase, whose amino-acid sequence MEQFSAPFSRHDFGENFLWGVTISAFQNEGACDADGKGKSIWDEFTTKKGKIKDGTNALVTVDFYNRYREDIQLVKQMGFDVFRFSISWPRILPEGTGKVNQAGIDYYHRVIDACLEAGLIPYVTLYHWDLPHAIEHKGGWCHRGVIFAFEEYVRICVQAFGDKVKNWIVMNEPFGFTSLGYMLGVHAPGKFGVSYFLPAVHHVLLAQAVGAKVIRETVKEANIGTCLSCSYIYPYTQQEGDIQAAKKADALFNRLFLEPVLGMGYPVDDFPLLRRIERRYALWRDWDQLSFDFDFIGVQNYFPLVVRRNAFMPVVGISEVKPKSRRVPMTALGWEISGEGMYAILKQFGAYKGIKRLMVTESGAAFADIMSGGAIDDQDRIGYFKEYLAGVLKAKREGIPIDGYFAWTLTDNFEWAEGYKARFGLVHVDRDTQVRTMKSSGQWFSELLKK is encoded by the coding sequence ATGGAACAATTCAGCGCACCTTTCAGCCGTCATGATTTTGGAGAGAATTTCCTTTGGGGAGTGACGATTTCCGCATTTCAGAATGAAGGGGCCTGCGATGCCGATGGTAAAGGGAAGTCTATCTGGGACGAGTTTACCACCAAGAAAGGAAAGATTAAAGATGGTACCAATGCACTTGTGACAGTCGATTTCTATAACCGTTACCGGGAAGATATTCAGCTGGTCAAACAAATGGGTTTTGATGTGTTCCGTTTTTCTATTTCCTGGCCGCGTATTCTGCCGGAAGGTACCGGCAAGGTGAATCAGGCGGGCATCGATTATTATCACCGGGTGATAGACGCCTGTCTGGAAGCCGGACTGATACCATACGTTACTTTATATCACTGGGATTTACCGCATGCAATTGAACACAAGGGAGGATGGTGCCACCGTGGCGTTATTTTCGCTTTTGAAGAATATGTGCGTATATGTGTACAGGCGTTTGGAGATAAGGTGAAGAACTGGATTGTGATGAACGAGCCTTTTGGTTTTACATCATTAGGCTACATGTTGGGCGTCCATGCACCCGGTAAATTTGGCGTATCCTATTTTCTTCCGGCGGTACATCATGTGCTGCTTGCACAGGCAGTAGGTGCGAAAGTCATCCGGGAGACCGTCAAAGAAGCCAATATAGGGACTTGTCTGTCCTGTTCCTATATTTACCCTTACACACAGCAAGAGGGCGATATACAGGCTGCAAAGAAGGCGGATGCGCTATTCAATCGCCTGTTCCTGGAGCCGGTACTGGGCATGGGGTATCCGGTGGATGATTTCCCCTTATTACGCCGGATAGAAAGACGCTATGCCTTGTGGCGGGATTGGGACCAGCTGTCATTCGATTTTGATTTTATCGGCGTCCAGAACTATTTCCCGTTGGTGGTACGCAGGAATGCGTTTATGCCGGTGGTCGGCATATCCGAAGTAAAACCGAAGTCCCGCCGGGTGCCAATGACGGCGTTAGGCTGGGAGATCAGCGGGGAAGGGATGTATGCCATCCTGAAACAGTTTGGTGCTTATAAAGGCATTAAACGGCTGATGGTAACGGAAAGCGGGGCTGCCTTTGCTGATATTATGAGTGGGGGTGCTATCGATGATCAGGACCGTATTGGTTACTTTAAGGAATATTTGGCTGGTGTACTGAAGGCGAAGAGGGAGGGGATACCGATAGACGGGTATTTTGCCTGGACGCTGACAGATAATTTCGAATGGGCGGAAGGATATAAGGCCCGCTTTGGGTTAGTGCATGTAGATCGTGATACGCAGGTGCGGACGATGAAAAGCTCCGGACAGTGGTTCAGCGAGTTGTTAAAAAAATAA
- a CDS encoding formylglycine-generating enzyme family protein: MFSNPIAIWTLGLSVLLCACQNNPPSRTPAGDTTASLTVSDTLNRMVLIPGGTFTMGADDAEAHPDEKPRHDVRVDSFWMDEHEVTNAEFAAFVKATGYLTTAERPITKEELMQQLPPGSPEPDSSMLLPGSIVFTPPSHPVPLDDVSQWWSFIQGASWQHPGGPTTNINGKEHLPVVHISWNDAQAFAKWAGKRLPTEAEWEYAARGGLKDQPYPWGPEALTTGRVKANTWNGHFPYQNTQTDGYFGAAPVKSFAANAYGLYDMSGNVWEWCADWYDSRYYGLKQGDNPKGPAAGYDPEDPASPKHTIRGGSFMCTDEYCSGYRVTARMKTSPESGLENLGFRCVKDK; encoded by the coding sequence ATGTTTAGTAATCCTATTGCCATATGGACACTGGGCCTCAGCGTATTACTGTGCGCCTGTCAGAATAACCCGCCGTCCAGGACGCCTGCAGGCGATACTACAGCATCACTCACGGTGAGTGATACACTTAACCGCATGGTGCTTATACCCGGCGGTACTTTCACGATGGGTGCAGACGATGCGGAAGCACATCCGGACGAAAAACCACGTCACGATGTACGCGTGGATAGCTTCTGGATGGATGAACATGAAGTAACTAATGCCGAATTTGCCGCATTCGTAAAAGCGACTGGTTATCTCACTACTGCGGAACGACCAATCACTAAAGAAGAGCTGATGCAGCAATTACCACCTGGTTCTCCGGAACCAGATAGCAGTATGCTGCTCCCGGGATCTATTGTGTTCACGCCTCCCTCCCATCCTGTTCCCCTGGATGATGTATCACAATGGTGGTCTTTTATACAGGGCGCCAGCTGGCAACATCCTGGTGGACCAACGACCAATATCAATGGAAAAGAGCACCTGCCTGTTGTACACATCTCCTGGAATGATGCACAGGCATTTGCTAAATGGGCGGGTAAACGGCTCCCTACAGAGGCAGAATGGGAATATGCGGCAAGAGGTGGTCTCAAAGACCAGCCCTATCCCTGGGGCCCCGAGGCGCTCACAACAGGCAGGGTCAAAGCCAATACCTGGAATGGTCATTTTCCCTATCAGAATACACAGACAGATGGTTACTTCGGCGCTGCACCTGTAAAGAGCTTTGCAGCTAACGCGTATGGCTTATACGATATGTCAGGCAATGTATGGGAATGGTGTGCGGACTGGTATGATAGCCGTTATTACGGCCTGAAACAGGGAGATAATCCGAAAGGTCCTGCTGCCGGCTATGATCCGGAGGATCCTGCTTCGCCTAAACATACGATCCGGGGAGGTTCTTTTATGTGTACTGATGAATATTGTTCGGGGTACAGGGTAACCGCCAGGATGAAAACATCACCGGAATCAGGACTGGAAAACCTTGGTTTCAGATGTGTGAAGGATAAATAA
- a CDS encoding LytR/AlgR family response regulator transcription factor: MIRCIAVDDEPLALEIITDFAKKVPFLQLVGTFQNATEALRFLQEERVDLLFLDIKMPDITGIQLMKSLKYPPMVIFTTAYGEYALEGFDLEVVDYLLKPVPFERFLRSATKALELRSMSQQKNGDSSNGHVNDYIFIKTEYKIIKINLEDILFIEALKDYTKIYTPHQPVLTLRSLKSFETRLPAEKFIRVHRSYVVSLNKINSVEKNTVMIANQSIPISDGYRDKFYDVINRNS; encoded by the coding sequence ATGATCAGGTGTATAGCGGTGGATGACGAACCACTTGCGTTGGAAATAATCACTGATTTTGCAAAGAAGGTGCCCTTTCTGCAACTGGTAGGCACGTTCCAAAATGCGACCGAGGCATTGCGCTTTCTGCAGGAAGAGCGTGTGGACCTGCTTTTCCTCGATATTAAAATGCCGGACATTACCGGTATTCAGTTGATGAAATCCCTGAAATATCCACCGATGGTCATCTTTACCACCGCATATGGAGAATATGCACTGGAAGGATTTGACCTGGAAGTGGTGGACTACCTCTTGAAGCCCGTACCATTCGAACGTTTTCTGCGATCGGCTACCAAAGCGCTTGAGCTCAGAAGTATGTCTCAGCAGAAAAACGGAGACAGCAGTAACGGGCATGTTAATGACTACATCTTCATCAAAACAGAATACAAGATCATCAAGATCAATCTGGAAGATATTTTATTCATCGAAGCACTGAAAGATTATACGAAAATTTATACTCCTCATCAGCCGGTACTTACACTGCGCAGCCTTAAATCATTTGAAACACGTTTGCCTGCAGAGAAATTCATCAGGGTACACCGCTCTTATGTCGTGTCGCTGAATAAGATCAATTCTGTGGAAAAGAACACCGTGATGATCGCCAATCAGTCTATCCCTATCAGTGATGGTTACAGGGATAAGTTCTATGACGTGATCAACCGGAACAGTTAA
- the glmM gene encoding phosphoglucosamine mutase: protein MALIKSISGIRGTIGGKPGEGLSPLDVVKFTAAFGTWLLKQSDNKKVVIGRDGRISGEMVKQLVVATLNGLGLDVVDLGLSTTPTVEIAVTAEQAAGGIILTASHNPKEWNALKLLNAEGEFISGEDGAIILDLAAREDFTFADVNKLGSYRQDDTYMQKHIDMVLNYPLVDVEAIKSRNFKIVVDAVNSTGAIFVPALLKALGVEEITVLFDEVNGRFSHNPEPLPENLTALSNEVNKADADLGIAVDPDVDRLCFVCEDGGMFGEEYTLVAVADYVLKARKGNTVSNLSSTQALKDVTLKNGGEYHPSAVGEVNVVRKMKEVNAVIGGEGNGGIIVPDLHYGRDALIGIGLFLSHVALSKKNLKALRNSYPDYFISKNKIELDKGVDVATIFDKIRGKYKNQPINIEDGLKIEFDRDWVHLRTSNTEPIIRIYAESQNETTADNIAKRIMQDIREFMH, encoded by the coding sequence GTGGCACTGATCAAATCGATTTCTGGTATTCGCGGAACTATCGGAGGTAAACCTGGAGAAGGTCTCTCCCCTCTTGATGTTGTAAAGTTCACAGCAGCATTCGGCACCTGGCTACTCAAACAATCTGACAACAAAAAAGTGGTAATCGGACGAGATGGCCGCATTTCGGGAGAAATGGTAAAGCAACTCGTCGTAGCTACTTTGAACGGATTGGGCCTGGACGTAGTGGACCTTGGCCTTTCCACTACTCCTACTGTTGAAATTGCAGTAACAGCGGAGCAGGCTGCCGGTGGTATTATCCTTACCGCCAGCCACAATCCTAAAGAATGGAATGCGCTAAAACTGCTGAACGCTGAAGGCGAATTTATTTCCGGAGAAGATGGTGCTATTATACTCGACCTTGCCGCCCGCGAAGATTTTACTTTCGCTGATGTCAATAAACTTGGTTCCTACAGACAGGACGACACTTACATGCAGAAGCACATTGATATGGTGCTGAACTACCCACTGGTTGACGTTGAAGCGATTAAATCGCGTAACTTCAAAATTGTGGTAGATGCTGTCAATTCAACCGGCGCTATCTTCGTGCCGGCCCTGCTGAAAGCTCTTGGCGTGGAAGAGATCACCGTACTGTTCGACGAAGTGAACGGCCGTTTCAGCCACAATCCGGAGCCGCTTCCGGAAAACCTGACTGCTTTAAGCAATGAGGTTAACAAAGCTGACGCTGACCTGGGTATTGCTGTTGACCCTGACGTAGACCGTCTCTGCTTCGTATGCGAGGATGGTGGTATGTTTGGCGAAGAATACACCCTGGTGGCAGTCGCTGATTACGTACTCAAAGCCAGAAAAGGTAACACCGTTTCCAACCTGTCTTCCACACAGGCACTGAAAGACGTTACCCTGAAAAATGGCGGCGAATATCACCCATCCGCAGTTGGAGAAGTGAACGTCGTACGTAAAATGAAAGAAGTAAACGCCGTAATCGGTGGTGAAGGTAATGGTGGTATCATCGTTCCCGACCTGCATTATGGCCGCGATGCACTGATCGGTATCGGTCTGTTCCTGAGCCATGTGGCACTGAGCAAAAAGAACCTGAAAGCGCTCCGCAACAGTTATCCTGATTATTTCATCTCTAAAAATAAAATAGAGCTGGACAAAGGCGTTGATGTGGCTACCATCTTCGACAAAATCAGAGGTAAATACAAAAACCAGCCAATCAATATAGAAGACGGACTGAAAATCGAATTCGACAGAGACTGGGTACACTTACGCACCTCTAATACCGAACCGATTATCCGTATCTACGCAGAAAGCCAGAATGAAACGACAGCCGATAACATCGCTAAACGTATCATGCAGGATATACGCGAGTTTATGCACTAA
- a CDS encoding Kelch repeat-containing protein, which produces MRYLNVCFLGLAALTLASCSSSDDTTKLGNWVRRADYQGDARREAVSFVIGDTAYVGTGTSGVDGGTLLSSFYKYDPAKDNWTMIASLQDPNDASKSLARTGASAFAAAGKGYVATGSDADFKSLKDTWEYNPSTNSWSSKADFPGAARYFAVAFAVKDQGYLGTGYDGGNNMSDFFKFNPSTNSWTPITALKDKRRQAVAFVIKDSAYVVTGTGAGTVPTRMYVYDAANDVWKEKAKIENATDDSFDDDYSSISRYGGVAFVINNKAYVTTGSSSATWEYEPVSDRWTEKTAFDGASRTSAVGFTVKNRGFVGTGYSSSTYLDDLFEFYPDQENDTND; this is translated from the coding sequence ATGCGCTATTTAAATGTATGTTTTCTGGGATTGGCCGCACTTACGTTAGCCTCCTGTTCATCAAGCGACGATACGACCAAGCTGGGTAACTGGGTAAGAAGAGCAGATTACCAGGGCGACGCCAGAAGGGAAGCAGTAAGCTTTGTGATCGGAGATACAGCGTATGTGGGAACTGGCACCAGTGGTGTTGATGGAGGTACTTTATTAAGTTCATTTTATAAGTACGATCCAGCGAAAGATAACTGGACTATGATAGCGTCTTTACAGGATCCAAACGATGCTTCCAAGAGCCTGGCACGTACAGGTGCATCCGCTTTTGCTGCTGCAGGTAAAGGTTATGTTGCAACTGGTAGCGATGCGGATTTCAAATCACTGAAAGATACCTGGGAATACAACCCATCTACAAATAGCTGGAGCAGCAAAGCTGATTTTCCAGGCGCTGCGCGTTACTTCGCTGTAGCGTTCGCTGTTAAAGATCAGGGTTACCTGGGTACAGGCTACGATGGTGGCAACAACATGAGCGACTTCTTTAAATTCAATCCTTCTACCAACAGCTGGACCCCGATCACAGCACTGAAAGATAAAAGAAGACAGGCGGTTGCCTTCGTAATCAAAGACAGCGCATACGTTGTAACCGGTACCGGTGCAGGTACAGTACCAACCCGTATGTATGTATACGATGCTGCTAACGACGTTTGGAAAGAGAAAGCTAAAATCGAAAATGCTACTGACGATTCTTTCGATGATGACTACTCTTCTATCTCCCGTTACGGTGGTGTTGCTTTCGTAATCAACAACAAAGCATACGTAACTACAGGTTCCAGCTCTGCAACATGGGAATATGAGCCAGTAAGCGACCGTTGGACAGAAAAAACCGCTTTCGATGGTGCAAGCCGTACCAGCGCAGTTGGTTTCACTGTTAAAAACAGAGGTTTCGTAGGTACTGGTTACTCCAGCAGCACTTACCTGGATGACCTGTTTGAATTCTATCCTGACCAGGAAAACGATACGAATGACTAA
- a CDS encoding cysteine desulfurase family protein has product MKRIYFDNAATTALDKEVLDVMLPYLTEKFGNPSSIYSYGRESRLAIENARKSVAKILNAHPGEIFFTSGGTESTNTTVSAAIHNLGCRHIISSEIEHHATLHSVEHAHSKEKIKLSNVRLLSNGHVDMEHLRELLANSPERCLVSLMHANNEIGNLLDMHAVGNLCKEFDAIFHSDTVQTVGHYPFDLRNTPVHFINGSSHKFNGPKGVGILYVNENVKISPFIHGGSQERNMRAGTENVYGIVGFAKALELATTHMDEHSKYINDLRMYMMDELKKQIPDVGYNGDLYGRSLYTVLNVSFPKTEKSEMLLFNLDINGICASGGSACTSGADAGSHVIRAINSDPNKIAVRFSFGKDNTKEEIDMVIAKLKEII; this is encoded by the coding sequence TTGAAAAGAATTTATTTTGATAATGCAGCCACCACGGCGCTGGATAAAGAAGTGCTGGATGTGATGCTGCCCTATCTTACAGAGAAGTTCGGAAATCCATCCTCGATCTATTCCTACGGCCGTGAGAGCAGACTGGCCATCGAAAACGCACGTAAATCCGTAGCCAAAATCCTGAACGCGCATCCGGGAGAGATCTTCTTTACTTCCGGCGGTACTGAAAGTACTAACACGACCGTAAGTGCGGCCATACACAACCTGGGCTGCCGTCACATCATCTCTTCTGAAATCGAGCACCACGCCACGCTGCACTCCGTAGAACATGCTCATTCCAAAGAAAAGATCAAGCTGAGCAATGTACGCCTGCTGTCAAACGGCCATGTGGACATGGAGCATCTCCGTGAATTATTAGCCAACTCTCCTGAGCGTTGCCTGGTAAGCCTAATGCACGCCAACAACGAAATCGGTAACCTGCTGGATATGCATGCCGTGGGTAACCTGTGTAAAGAGTTTGACGCGATCTTCCATTCAGACACCGTTCAGACGGTAGGACACTATCCGTTTGATCTGCGTAATACGCCGGTACACTTCATCAATGGTTCTTCGCACAAGTTCAATGGTCCCAAAGGCGTAGGTATTCTTTACGTTAATGAGAATGTGAAGATATCTCCGTTTATCCATGGCGGCTCACAGGAACGTAACATGCGTGCCGGTACGGAGAACGTATACGGTATCGTTGGTTTTGCAAAAGCACTTGAACTGGCTACAACGCACATGGACGAGCATAGCAAGTACATCAACGACCTGCGTATGTACATGATGGATGAGCTGAAAAAGCAGATTCCTGATGTGGGCTACAATGGCGATCTCTATGGACGCAGTCTGTACACAGTACTGAACGTTTCTTTCCCTAAAACGGAGAAGAGTGAAATGTTGCTGTTCAACCTGGACATCAATGGTATCTGCGCTTCCGGCGGCAGTGCCTGTACTTCCGGTGCGGATGCAGGTTCTCACGTGATCCGTGCCATCAACAGCGATCCTAACAAAATTGCCGTACGTTTCTCTTTTGGTAAAGACAACACCAAAGAAGAAATAGATATGGTGATCGCCAAACTGAAAGAGATCATCTAA
- a CDS encoding sensor histidine kinase, producing the protein MINLKQLYKNRLFRVGLHIVVWTSFLFFPFFIYRIKIQHPWFFAREIVDNLFLIGLFYLNFYVLIPRFFTLKKIVYYLSFVVLTLVFIIVQQAVTEYVFWKTFAAEETVMVPPRNGDTRLTPAPSGFMRYHLLESRLHEKEGDGNVPLYAAASLNDSMGLRGREYISSQQELSFLDYILFPDILRKSVFAALLMLFMSGFIKIAQEWFKSEQQREVLKVENLNAELKFLKSQINPHFLFNCLNTIYSLAHKHSAQTEHAIVKLSTIMRYMIYDSNEDKVQLQQELQYLEDYIDIQRLRMPDDIVVDYAVQGNPAGLKIAPMLLVPFVENAFKHGISYAEPSFIAIALAIEKNEMRLVVENSRFRQRMAEKGGIGLQNVRKRLELLYTDHHELEITESETQFIVDLKIVLKNDQVYSGG; encoded by the coding sequence ATGATAAATTTAAAACAACTCTATAAGAACCGGTTATTCAGGGTAGGCCTACATATTGTAGTCTGGACCAGCTTCCTGTTCTTTCCCTTTTTTATCTACCGGATCAAGATTCAGCACCCCTGGTTCTTTGCCCGGGAAATAGTGGACAACCTCTTTCTCATAGGCTTGTTTTATCTCAATTTTTATGTACTGATCCCCCGGTTTTTCACATTAAAGAAAATCGTTTACTACCTGTCTTTTGTGGTACTGACATTGGTTTTTATCATTGTACAGCAGGCAGTTACGGAATATGTTTTCTGGAAAACCTTCGCAGCCGAAGAGACGGTAATGGTACCACCCAGGAACGGCGATACCCGGCTTACACCGGCGCCTTCCGGATTTATGCGGTATCATCTGCTGGAAAGCCGGCTGCATGAAAAAGAAGGGGATGGTAATGTACCCCTCTACGCAGCCGCCAGTCTGAATGACTCCATGGGGCTCCGTGGCAGGGAATATATCAGTAGTCAGCAGGAACTGTCTTTCCTGGATTATATCCTCTTTCCGGACATATTGCGGAAATCAGTTTTTGCAGCACTCCTCATGCTTTTTATGAGCGGATTCATCAAAATAGCACAGGAGTGGTTTAAGAGCGAACAGCAAAGGGAAGTGTTGAAGGTGGAAAACCTCAATGCGGAATTGAAATTTCTGAAGTCGCAGATCAATCCACACTTTCTGTTTAACTGCCTGAATACTATTTACTCACTGGCGCATAAACATTCCGCCCAGACAGAACACGCGATTGTCAAACTGTCTACCATTATGCGGTATATGATTTATGATTCCAATGAAGATAAGGTGCAGCTGCAACAGGAACTGCAATACCTGGAAGACTATATTGATATTCAACGTCTGAGAATGCCTGACGATATAGTAGTGGATTATGCGGTACAGGGAAATCCGGCAGGACTTAAAATAGCCCCCATGTTATTGGTGCCTTTTGTGGAAAACGCCTTTAAACATGGGATCAGCTACGCTGAACCTTCTTTTATTGCCATAGCCCTGGCGATTGAAAAGAATGAAATGAGACTGGTTGTGGAAAACAGCCGCTTCCGTCAGCGGATGGCAGAAAAAGGTGGCATCGGTTTACAGAATGTGCGTAAACGCCTTGAATTACTGTATACCGATCACCATGAGCTGGAAATCACGGAATCCGAAACCCAATTTATTGTTGATTTAAAAATCGTGTTGAAAAATGATCAGGTGTATAGCGGTGGATGA